CTGGGCGACTTCTTATTCAAATCCAGGCCCATGTCGTTCATATACCTACTGGGCGCGGCCCTGATATGCGCAAGCTTCTTTATCGTGAACAAGGAATCCGAGGAGGAGTTCCAACTAGATGAGCACCAAAGTGTTGCTTAAAATGCATATATAGACCTCAATATTAATATTTACACTTCGGACAGCATGGCCTACAGTATTGCGAAAGGGTATCCGGGATCTTTGACCTTGAAGCAGCTCGTGAAGTAGGCGAACACGTAGAATCCCAGTGCCAGAAGCGCCAGCGACACCGCGTTCGAGAGGAAAGGATTCAGCTGCTTCACACGCGGTATGAATATCAGCGCTATGACGCTGGACCCCATGGCGATGTACATGGTGCTCACGCTGAAAATCTCGATGCCAAACTGCCATCCCATGCCACCGCTGAAAAACATAATGTTTCCCTTCTCGTCCTTGGCTAGCAAAGGTATGTTGTTAATCTGCGTGAACTTCAACCCCGTCACAGACGCAAGCACCACGCCCAGAGAAAAGAGCAAGCTAAAAAACCATGCTTTGTTGGGGATCAGAggcaagatcttcttcttcaagacaaagaaaCATGCCAAAGACGCGATAAAATACTGGAAGAACTCCTCCTTGTCGAAGTCCCGCGCGACGCCGAAATACACATTGAGGatctttgccaaaaagtCTGCAAACAATACAGGGTCCTTGGCACTTTCAGGCGTAATTTGAAACTGGTAAAACACGCTTTTGGACCATGCGAAGCTATCTTCGTCCTTAGGTGGGGGGTATATCAGCATGTGGGGTATGGTTTGTAGGCCGATTTCTTTCACAAAAGAGGAACATTGCGAAACGTCcagtttgaagaagaccGCTTCTCTGTTGACGTCTTCGGGAAGCTGCTGTTGCATGGCATTTGAGGCCTTCCGCACATTGCCCTCGAATATATCGCAGAGCTCACAATAAACGCCTCCCGACGTGACTTGCGAGGTAGTCACGTACAGGATTGAGTAGAAATTCCTCGAGCCCTGGGACAGCTTTCTGTAGTTGGATTCAGTGACTTCAATAATCCCATCTGCGTCCCTAAGATCGCTAACGTCATCCCATTCCAAACAATTGCCCAATCCTATAAGCGTGAACAGCCAAATAAGCCCGCTGATCCTCATCGTCCTGGCTACTTCGACGGCTTTGCGACCTACTTTAGGAAGATAGCGGTTTAAAgtgtcaaaaaattcaagatcATAAACAATTTGAAACTGAACCTTACTGAACCCGCCATAGATGAGCACGCTAATCCAGCTGCTTGCAAATTACTACGAATCGGTCATTGAGTGCGAAAGGATATACTATGAGCATGTAAATTGCAGTAAGGTCCAGCAGGAGCCCATGCAGAGGGACTCATTACTCGTGAAGGAGACAATCAGCTTACAACGGCAGATTGCCCAACTGACAGCTGATTGCAACCAGCAAAAGCGTGAAAATGAACGGCTCAAGCAAGTCCACAAGACCCAGCTGGCACTGCTCGAGTCCAAACTCGAAAACGCGCGAAAACATTCGAGGCCCAAAACCCCTGATGGGGCTACGCGTCGCGACAAAGATTCAAAATCAGTGCACCTATTAAGCCCGATtagcaagaagaagccgAAAGCAAATGGAAGCAGTAACGGTATTGCAGGTGCTCATGGTACACCCTCTGCTGGTCAGAGTAATGGCCTGCGACATGCTATATATAAAAACAAGCCGACTCTGTTCGACGAGGACGCAAGCGAAGTTGCTGAGAATTCAAACGAGATATCGTTCCTGACCTCAATTAAGGGCAAGGATAAACTAGCTGATATAGTGCTTCCAAAGGACACATTAGATTCATCCAGCGACctcgaggaagaaagcaatGACGACGCGAATACTGCCAAAAAGAATCCCGAACCCGAgcaaaaacagaaaaagcgCAGGCTCACTAAGAAGAGAATACAGAGGGTAGACAGTGATGGTGAAAATCATTTGCTCTCAACACAGGGCGAACAATGAGGAGGTCCTAAGCTCAATTTATATCTTCATTCCTGTACACATTACATCTAGAGTTTCGACCGAAGACCACTGAGCCTGTACTTTACGTCTTTCAGCAGCTTTGTTTCGGGCTCCCAAACGTCAAACTCATGAAATAGATCAACTATTTGCTCTCTGCCTATGTGGAGGCCTGTTTCATAAAGCAAGCCGCGCATGCACCACGGCAAATGGTAAGGGTTGGAGCCCAACTCATCAACTTGATATGTTTTATAGGCAACAGCTTGGGGAGTTGGTAATTCAGAGGTTTGTAGTGCGAATTTGATTCCCAAATCATAGACCTGTCCTTCGTTGTAAATCTTGGAGTGTCCACCGCCTGTAAGGGTGCCAGCCAGTGATCCACTCACTTCCTTTATGATTCCGTGATCATCATATCCCAGGTTATTCAGGTG
The Lachancea thermotolerans CBS 6340 chromosome G complete sequence genome window above contains:
- the OST6 gene encoding dolichyl-diphosphooligosaccharide--protein glycotransferase (similar to uniprot|Q03723 Saccharomyces cerevisiae YML019W); protein product: MRISGLIWLFTLIGLGNCLEWDDVSDLRDADGIIEVTESNYRKLSQGSRNFYSILYVTTSQVTSGGVYCELCDIFEGNVRKASNAMQQQLPEDVNREAVFFKLDVSQCSSFVKEIGLQTIPHMLIYPPPKDEDSFAWSKSVFYQFQITPESAKDPVLFADFLAKILNVYFGVARDFDKEEFFQYFIASLACFFVLKKKILPLIPNKAWFFSLLFSLGVVLASVTGLKFTQINNIPLLAKDEKGNIMFFSGGMGWQFGIEIFSVSTMYIAMGSSVIALIFIPRVKQLNPFLSNAVSLALLALGFYVFAYFTSCFKVKDPGYPFAIL
- the LRS4 gene encoding Lrs4p (some similarities with uniprot|Q04087 Saccharomyces cerevisiae YDR439W), which translates into the protein MSTLIQLLANYYESVIECERIYYEHVNCSKVQQEPMQRDSLLVKETISLQRQIAQLTADCNQQKRENERLKQVHKTQLALLESKLENARKHSRPKTPDGATRRDKDSKSVHLLSPISKKKPKANGSSNGIAGAHGTPSAGQSNGLRHAIYKNKPTLFDEDASEVAENSNEISFLTSIKGKDKLADIVLPKDTLDSSSDLEEESNDDANTAKKNPEPEQKQKKRRLTKKRIQRVDSDGENHLLSTQGEQ